The proteins below are encoded in one region of Avibacterium volantium:
- the ubiG gene encoding bifunctional 2-polyprenyl-6-hydroxyphenol methylase/3-demethylubiquinol 3-O-methyltransferase UbiG translates to MQNIDQQELEKFEKMAKTWWDPEGDFKPIHRLNPVRLAYICQQAEGLFGKNVLDVGCGGGILAEAMAKQGAKVTGIDMTTAPLEVAKLHAQESGLNIDYQQTTVENFLQKHTALGGEKFDVITCMEMLEHVPDPSSIINACKALLKPDGVLFFSTINRTLKAWALVIIGAEYVLKMLPKGTHDYEKFIKPAELLAWTDEAKLECVNMVGYHYNPLTGTFKLNQDVSANYMATFNMR, encoded by the coding sequence ATGCAAAACATCGACCAACAAGAACTCGAAAAATTTGAAAAAATGGCCAAAACTTGGTGGGATCCTGAAGGGGATTTTAAGCCGATTCACCGCTTAAATCCAGTGCGTTTAGCGTATATTTGCCAACAAGCAGAGGGTTTGTTTGGCAAAAATGTGCTTGATGTGGGCTGCGGTGGCGGTATTTTAGCGGAAGCAATGGCAAAACAAGGGGCGAAAGTAACAGGCATTGATATGACCACCGCGCCCCTTGAAGTAGCGAAATTACATGCACAAGAAAGTGGTTTAAACATTGATTATCAACAAACCACGGTAGAAAATTTTCTGCAAAAACACACCGCACTTGGTGGGGAAAAATTTGACGTGATCACCTGTATGGAAATGCTGGAACACGTTCCCGATCCCAGTTCGATCATCAATGCCTGCAAAGCCTTGTTAAAACCAGATGGCGTGCTATTTTTCTCCACCATTAATCGTACCCTGAAAGCTTGGGCTTTAGTGATCATCGGTGCGGAATATGTATTAAAAATGCTACCAAAAGGCACGCACGATTACGAAAAATTTATCAAGCCTGCTGAACTTTTGGCGTGGACGGACGAAGCAAAGTTAGAATGTGTGAATATGGTGGGTTATCACTATAATCCACTAACAGGAACATTTAAATTAAATCAGGACGTGAGCGCCAATTATATGGCAACCTTTAATATGAGATAA
- the fur gene encoding ferric iron uptake transcriptional regulator, with protein sequence MSEENIKLLKKAGLKITEPRLTILALMQEHSMSHFSAEDVYKLLLERGEDIGLATVYRVLNQFDEANILIRHNFEGNKSVFELAPSEHHDHIICVDCGKVFEFNDEIIEQRQKQISEQHGIKLKTHSLYLYGKCSDIDNCDEKEKK encoded by the coding sequence ATGTCTGAAGAAAATATCAAACTTCTTAAAAAAGCGGGGTTAAAAATCACCGAACCACGCTTAACGATTTTAGCGTTAATGCAAGAACATAGTATGTCGCATTTTTCTGCAGAAGATGTTTATAAACTATTGCTTGAACGTGGTGAAGATATTGGCTTAGCCACCGTTTACCGTGTGCTTAATCAATTTGACGAAGCAAATATCCTGATTCGCCATAATTTTGAAGGAAATAAATCCGTTTTTGAACTTGCACCGAGTGAGCATCACGATCACATTATTTGCGTGGATTGTGGCAAAGTGTTTGAATTTAATGATGAAATCATTGAACAACGACAAAAACAAATCAGCGAACAACACGGCATTAAATTAAAAACCCACAGTTTATATCTTTACGGAAAATGTAGTGATATTGACAACTGTGATGAAAAAGAGAAAAAATAA
- the fldA gene encoding flavodoxin FldA, translated as MAIVGLFYGSDTGNTENIARMIQKQLGSEVVDIRDIAKSTKEDIEAYDFLMIGIPTWYYGEAQCDWDDFFPTLEEIDFTDKLVAIFGCGDQEDYAEYFCDAMGTVRDIIEPKGAIIVGHWPTEGYTFEVSQALVDENTFVGLCIDEDRQPELTAERVEKWTKQVFDEMCLAELVE; from the coding sequence ATGGCTATCGTTGGTTTATTTTATGGTAGTGATACGGGCAATACTGAAAACATTGCACGAATGATTCAAAAACAATTAGGCTCAGAAGTGGTGGATATTCGTGATATCGCCAAAAGCACAAAAGAAGATATTGAAGCCTATGACTTTTTAATGATTGGTATCCCAACTTGGTACTATGGCGAAGCGCAGTGCGACTGGGACGACTTTTTCCCAACCTTAGAAGAAATTGACTTCACCGATAAATTAGTAGCCATTTTTGGTTGTGGTGACCAAGAAGATTATGCTGAATATTTCTGCGATGCAATGGGAACGGTGCGCGATATTATCGAACCGAAAGGCGCGATTATCGTAGGTCATTGGCCAACAGAAGGTTACACCTTTGAAGTTTCCCAGGCATTGGTTGATGAAAACACGTTCGTTGGTTTATGTATTGATGAAGATCGTCAGCCAGAACTCACCGCAGAACGTGTTGAGAAATGGACAAAACAAGTTTTTGATGAAATGTGTTTAGCTGAGTTAGTTGAATAA
- the ybfE gene encoding LexA regulated protein, translated as MAKQDADCITLDLFANTPKVGRPKTNPLTREQQLRINKRNQLRRDKSCGLKRVELKLHTDIVQKLEDLASVQRVSRSELIVTILQEYFKFQEHRK; from the coding sequence ATGGCAAAACAAGATGCAGATTGCATAACCTTAGATCTGTTTGCTAACACACCCAAAGTGGGACGCCCAAAAACAAATCCGCTGACCCGAGAACAACAACTCCGTATCAACAAACGCAATCAGCTTAGACGGGATAAATCCTGCGGGCTAAAACGTGTTGAGCTAAAATTGCATACGGATATTGTTCAAAAATTAGAAGATTTAGCGTCTGTACAGCGTGTTAGTCGTTCAGAGTTAATCGTAACGATCTTACAAGAATATTTTAAATTTCAAGAACATAGGAAATAA
- a CDS encoding alpha/beta fold hydrolase, translating to MSQTQLLNFQFHQLKQPTSNPTLVFIHGLFGDMNNLGVIARAFSEHYPILRVDLRNHGQSFHSEAMDYELMAEDLLATIEHLELKKVILIGHSMGGKTAMKAAALRPDLVEKLIVIDIAPVKYGEHGHDSIFAGLFAVKAAQPETRQQAKPILSQHIPQESIQQFMLKSFDGQSAEKFRFNLTALQQNYANIMDWQTCFYPNPTLFIKGGQSDYIQPEYSEQILAQFPQATSFTINGSGHWVHAEKPEAIIRIIQRFLDSQ from the coding sequence ATGTCGCAAACGCAATTACTCAATTTTCAATTTCATCAATTAAAACAACCGACTAGCAACCCTACCTTGGTGTTTATTCACGGCTTATTTGGCGATATGAATAATTTAGGGGTGATCGCACGTGCTTTTTCGGAACATTACCCTATTTTACGTGTAGATTTACGCAATCACGGACAGAGTTTTCATTCTGAAGCAATGGATTATGAATTAATGGCGGAAGATCTATTGGCAACCATTGAACATTTAGAGCTAAAAAAAGTGATCTTAATCGGCCATTCAATGGGCGGAAAAACCGCAATGAAAGCCGCCGCACTTCGCCCTGATTTAGTGGAAAAATTGATCGTGATTGATATTGCGCCCGTGAAATATGGCGAACACGGACACGATAGCATTTTTGCTGGATTATTTGCCGTGAAAGCCGCGCAGCCTGAAACTCGCCAACAGGCTAAACCGATTTTAAGCCAACATATTCCACAAGAAAGTATTCAACAATTTATGCTGAAATCCTTTGACGGTCAATCGGCGGAAAAATTTCGCTTTAATTTGACCGCACTTCAACAAAATTATGCCAATATTATGGATTGGCAAACTTGTTTTTACCCCAATCCTACCCTATTTATTAAAGGTGGGCAGTCGGATTATATTCAGCCAGAATATAGCGAGCAGATTTTAGCGCAATTTCCGCAAGCCACCTCCTTTACCATTAACGGCAGCGGACATTGGGTACACGCGGAAAAACCCGAAGCAATTATTCGCATTATTCAGCGTTTTTTAGATAGCCAATAA
- the seqA gene encoding replication initiation negative regulator SeqA — MKIIEVDEELYQYIASQTRSIGESASDILRRLLNFPAVRADNNVAIAPNIAADNQSAVEISNEFAQPNEKVEEKPAAKEKVSTKKQSDEAIQKVVGKVRELIQSADFQQESKAVVRFLAILRVLYRTNPESFAQATESLQGRTRVYFARDEGTLLMAGNHTKPKQIPDTPYWVITNTNSGRKMLMLEGAMQSMHLPEELIDEVRSFFTAN; from the coding sequence ATGAAAATTATTGAAGTAGATGAAGAACTTTATCAATACATAGCCAGCCAAACCCGATCTATCGGTGAGAGTGCTTCTGATATTTTACGCCGTTTACTCAATTTTCCTGCGGTGCGCGCGGATAACAATGTGGCGATTGCGCCGAACATTGCTGCTGATAATCAAAGTGCGGTGGAAATTTCCAATGAATTTGCACAGCCGAATGAAAAAGTGGAAGAAAAGCCAGCGGCAAAAGAAAAAGTATCCACGAAAAAACAATCTGATGAAGCGATCCAAAAAGTGGTTGGCAAAGTGCGTGAATTGATCCAGTCGGCAGATTTCCAACAGGAAAGCAAAGCCGTAGTGCGTTTTTTAGCGATTTTACGCGTGCTTTATCGCACCAATCCAGAAAGTTTTGCGCAGGCGACAGAATCTTTGCAAGGCCGCACGCGCGTTTACTTTGCACGCGATGAAGGCACCTTATTAATGGCGGGTAATCACACCAAGCCAAAACAAATTCCTGATACGCCATATTGGGTGATCACCAATACGAACAGCGGACGTAAGATGTTAATGCTGGAAGGGGCGATGCAATCAATGCACTTGCCAGAAGAATTAATTGATGAAGTGCGGTCGTTTTTCACTGCAAATTAA
- the menE gene encoding o-succinylbenzoate--CoA ligase yields MTYLWQHYAAQPDYQHKVALRNEQGELFSWQQLSEKINAVAYAFSLQGVKAGNGIALCGKNNFALLLAYLAGIQLGARVLGMNPAFPEEKITQLCENAAVPFYYDSKGEKTLQNCTALLISSDLPHSSALKEQAMADYDPNRLATMTLTSGSTGNPKAVVHTVQGHLDNAQGVCELMAFGAENAWLLSLPLYHVSGQGIVWRWLYSGARLHLPNEDFYTEAASVSHLSLVPTQLQRFIAYLQQRPEQTIQTKHILLGGSHIPLALTQQAAQYHLTCYSGYGMTEMASTVCAKKSDQYNGVGLPLKGRDLELINGEICLRGAGLGLGYWQQGEILPLVQQDGWLHTKDLGEWQNGELRVLGRLDNMFISGGENIQPEEIERIILHYPEIKQVVILPVEDSEFGHRPVAMVEFTNGFSQSAVENLRIWLATRLEKFKQPLHYFPLDVAQCQQQGTIKISRNALKMALKELLGK; encoded by the coding sequence ATGACATATCTTTGGCAACATTATGCCGCTCAGCCTGATTATCAACACAAAGTAGCCTTGCGTAATGAGCAAGGCGAACTTTTTTCTTGGCAACAACTTAGCGAAAAAATTAATGCCGTGGCTTATGCGTTTTCTCTGCAAGGAGTAAAGGCTGGCAATGGCATTGCGTTGTGCGGAAAAAATAATTTCGCCTTATTGCTTGCCTATTTAGCAGGCATTCAGCTTGGCGCAAGAGTGTTAGGGATGAATCCTGCCTTTCCAGAAGAAAAGATCACGCAATTATGTGAAAACGCAGCTGTGCCGTTTTATTACGATTCTAAGGGCGAAAAAACGTTGCAAAATTGCACCGCACTTTTGATTTCATCGGATTTGCCACATTCTTCCGCATTAAAAGAACAGGCAATGGCGGATTACGATCCCAACCGCCTAGCTACAATGACGCTCACATCAGGTTCAACGGGCAACCCCAAAGCGGTGGTGCATACTGTACAAGGGCATTTGGATAATGCGCAAGGTGTGTGCGAGTTAATGGCGTTTGGGGCTGAAAATGCGTGGTTGCTTTCTTTGCCCTTATATCACGTTTCAGGCCAAGGCATTGTGTGGCGCTGGCTGTACTCAGGAGCAAGGCTGCATTTACCAAATGAAGACTTTTATACGGAAGCGGCTAGCGTTTCTCATCTTTCCCTTGTGCCAACCCAATTGCAACGGTTTATCGCTTATTTACAACAACGCCCTGAACAAACTATTCAAACGAAACATATTTTATTGGGCGGTAGTCATATTCCCCTTGCCTTAACACAACAGGCCGCGCAATATCATTTGACTTGTTATTCAGGCTATGGAATGACGGAAATGGCGTCCACGGTTTGCGCGAAAAAAAGCGATCAATATAATGGCGTGGGCTTGCCACTTAAAGGACGAGATCTTGAACTGATTAATGGTGAAATTTGTTTGCGTGGCGCAGGCTTGGGGCTAGGCTATTGGCAACAGGGCGAAATATTACCCTTAGTGCAACAAGACGGCTGGCTTCATACCAAAGATCTGGGTGAATGGCAAAATGGCGAGTTACGCGTTTTAGGGCGTTTAGACAATATGTTTATTTCAGGCGGTGAGAACATTCAGCCTGAAGAGATTGAACGGATAATCTTGCATTATCCTGAAATAAAACAAGTAGTTATCCTGCCAGTGGAGGACAGCGAATTTGGTCATCGTCCCGTAGCAATGGTTGAGTTTACCAATGGATTTAGTCAAAGTGCGGTGGAAAATTTACGCATTTGGCTTGCCACAAGATTAGAAAAATTTAAGCAACCCCTACACTATTTTCCGCTAGATGTGGCACAATGCCAGCAGCAGGGAACAATTAAAATTTCACGCAATGCGTTAAAAATGGCGTTAAAAGAATTACTAGGAAAATAA
- the mscK gene encoding mechanosensitive channel MscK gives MKLIERIFTIFFLSLIWASASWAALPKEADIQTQLAAAKEADQSDVNNKILVQNLEETLTLLGNIEKQKADNASLSKSVDNAPKQVADLQVAVDKLKNTAPVTLQDFEKLSLTDLQTQSIATQQNLQQIQTDLLAINAQLVSQRAAPERAQSALSTNLIRSQEIDKLLFGITAADSVEKTKLETELVLIGLQNTYNQMLLQGNNDLTSLYTIQLEQKNLMQQQLQTKLSMLQEVINEKNLQETRQQAEQLKQSQTNVQDSNPIIVEQQNQNVRISQDLVKQTAQLNALSQDSLRIKSVLDNLQQTERNINEQISALQGTLVLSRIINKQKQLLPQDQMIRGLPKQITDLRVQIFDLTELRDNLYDTQSYIANLEKSTNTHLTDAEKSQLTTILQERRKLLSDSITNLNNQLNLAINIELNQQQVTAISDALQGKLQQQSFWVRSNPPLDMDWFTNFLPKVKYQLQDIKRLINFSNWKDNLLPTAVLVILLMIFTALIQWRKEKITQRLAYINSKINTLKGERQRYTPEAIFWTLILCLRSTFIFLSVLILIASICFENPEPFWGWSFRMAGYWLFFAFILAMLRPNGLAYRHFNMPQSNVQLFYSVSKRSVWIYALWLNASIFTNLDAGITNDVIGEVLTISILVISLFIVGPRLRYAVSIYQKTQEQAGERSYLFKFSRIVLVIAPIALIVLIVMGYYYTALNLMEHLMSSYFVLVIWMIARDVVYRGFTVSARRLAYRRLQEKIQAQQAQKEENNNDLNSDYSREESLAISQVKSQVKSVVDLLLWLALFGLFYWVWSDLITVAYYLEGVTLWQQQVVTETGTVSESITLLNLLFALIIIIGTYALVKNIGGLLEVLVFSRMSFSQGTPYTITTLLTYFIIAIGGGAAFSVLGMSWSKLQWLFAALSVGLGFGLQEIFANFISGIIILFERPVRIGDVVTIGEYSGTVSKIRIRSTTLIDFDKKEVIVPNKAFVTERLINWALTDSMTRVVLSVGVAYGSDLELVKRLLLQAADECEYVLKDPEPVAYFLTFGASTLDHELRVYVGNLNERTRTIDYVNRRIDELFAAHNVEIAFNQLDVFIKNPTTSQEIKIVSENLAKS, from the coding sequence ATGAAACTGATTGAGCGTATTTTTACGATCTTTTTTCTGTCCTTGATTTGGGCTTCTGCAAGTTGGGCGGCGTTACCAAAAGAAGCGGATATTCAAACACAGCTTGCTGCAGCGAAAGAGGCAGATCAAAGTGATGTGAATAATAAAATCTTGGTACAAAACCTAGAAGAAACGCTTACTTTGCTTGGAAATATTGAAAAGCAAAAAGCCGATAACGCTTCATTAAGTAAGTCGGTAGATAACGCCCCGAAACAGGTTGCAGATTTACAAGTTGCGGTGGATAAATTAAAAAATACCGCTCCTGTTACGTTACAAGATTTCGAGAAATTATCACTTACCGATTTACAAACGCAATCTATTGCCACGCAACAAAATTTGCAACAAATCCAGACGGATTTGCTAGCAATTAATGCGCAGTTAGTTAGCCAAAGAGCAGCTCCAGAGCGTGCGCAGTCTGCCTTGAGTACAAATTTAATCCGTTCGCAAGAAATTGATAAATTGCTATTTGGCATTACAGCGGCAGATTCGGTTGAAAAAACGAAATTGGAAACCGAACTGGTCTTGATCGGTTTACAAAACACCTATAACCAAATGTTGTTGCAGGGCAACAATGATCTTACCTCACTTTATACAATCCAATTAGAGCAAAAAAATTTAATGCAACAACAGTTGCAAACTAAGCTTTCTATGTTGCAAGAGGTGATTAATGAAAAGAATTTGCAAGAAACTCGCCAACAAGCGGAGCAGTTAAAGCAATCGCAAACGAATGTACAAGATAGCAATCCCATTATTGTTGAACAGCAAAACCAAAATGTGCGAATTAGCCAAGATTTGGTGAAACAAACTGCTCAGCTAAATGCGCTATCACAAGATAGTTTGCGAATAAAGAGCGTGCTGGATAATTTGCAACAAACAGAACGGAACATTAATGAACAAATTAGTGCGTTGCAAGGCACATTGGTGCTTTCGCGCATTATTAATAAGCAAAAACAACTGTTGCCACAGGATCAAATGATCCGCGGTTTGCCAAAACAAATCACCGATTTACGTGTGCAGATTTTTGATTTAACAGAGTTGCGGGATAATTTATACGATACCCAAAGCTATATTGCCAATTTAGAAAAAAGCACGAATACCCATTTAACTGACGCTGAAAAAAGCCAGCTTACGACAATTTTGCAAGAGCGGCGTAAATTATTATCAGATTCTATTACGAATTTGAATAATCAGCTAAATTTAGCCATTAATATTGAATTAAATCAGCAACAGGTTACCGCAATTAGTGATGCCTTGCAGGGTAAATTACAACAGCAAAGTTTCTGGGTGAGAAGTAATCCGCCGTTGGATATGGATTGGTTTACCAATTTCTTGCCAAAAGTGAAATATCAGTTGCAAGATATTAAGCGTTTAATCAATTTTTCTAACTGGAAAGACAACTTGCTGCCAACCGCAGTGTTAGTCATTTTGTTAATGATTTTCACCGCACTTATTCAATGGCGAAAAGAGAAAATCACTCAACGTTTGGCTTATATCAATAGTAAGATCAACACCTTAAAAGGTGAGCGACAACGTTATACACCAGAAGCGATTTTTTGGACGCTAATTTTATGCTTGCGTTCTACCTTCATTTTCTTGTCAGTCTTAATTTTGATTGCTTCGATCTGTTTTGAGAACCCAGAACCATTTTGGGGGTGGTCTTTCAGAATGGCGGGGTATTGGCTATTTTTTGCTTTTATCTTGGCAATGTTACGCCCAAATGGATTAGCCTATCGCCACTTTAATATGCCGCAATCTAATGTGCAGCTGTTTTATTCTGTTTCTAAACGTTCCGTTTGGATTTATGCGTTATGGTTGAATGCTTCTATTTTTACGAATTTAGATGCAGGAATTACCAATGATGTTATTGGTGAAGTGCTAACCATCTCAATTTTAGTGATTTCTCTTTTCATCGTAGGGCCACGTTTACGCTATGCGGTAAGCATTTATCAGAAAACCCAAGAACAAGCGGGAGAGCGGAGCTATTTATTCAAGTTTTCACGCATTGTATTAGTGATCGCACCGATCGCATTAATCGTGTTGATCGTAATGGGTTACTATTACACCGCACTGAATTTGATGGAACATTTAATGTCTTCTTATTTTGTGTTAGTGATCTGGATGATTGCACGCGATGTGGTGTATCGTGGCTTTACCGTATCGGCAAGACGCCTTGCTTATCGCCGTTTACAAGAAAAAATTCAGGCGCAACAAGCACAAAAAGAAGAAAATAATAATGATCTTAATTCAGATTATTCCCGCGAAGAAAGCTTAGCCATTTCGCAAGTGAAAAGCCAAGTTAAAAGCGTGGTGGATCTCTTATTATGGCTGGCATTATTTGGCTTATTTTATTGGGTGTGGTCTGATCTCATCACCGTTGCCTATTATTTAGAAGGGGTAACCTTGTGGCAACAACAGGTGGTAACAGAAACTGGCACGGTGAGCGAATCCATCACCTTGCTAAATTTATTATTTGCTTTGATTATTATCATCGGCACTTATGCGTTAGTGAAAAATATTGGCGGCTTGCTTGAAGTTTTAGTGTTTTCGCGAATGAGTTTTTCTCAAGGCACGCCTTATACGATCACCACCTTGCTGACCTATTTTATTATTGCTATCGGCGGTGGCGCGGCGTTTTCCGTGTTAGGAATGTCGTGGTCAAAATTGCAATGGTTATTTGCCGCACTTTCGGTAGGTTTAGGTTTCGGTTTACAAGAAATCTTCGCCAACTTTATTTCGGGTATTATCATCTTATTTGAACGTCCTGTGCGGATTGGCGATGTGGTTACTATTGGGGAATATTCAGGCACGGTATCGAAAATCCGTATTCGTTCTACCACCCTGATCGATTTTGATAAAAAAGAAGTGATCGTGCCAAATAAAGCTTTCGTAACAGAACGCTTGATCAACTGGGCATTGACTGATTCAATGACGCGCGTGGTGTTAAGCGTAGGTGTGGCTTATGGCTCAGATTTAGAATTAGTAAAACGTTTATTATTGCAAGCCGCTGATGAATGTGAATATGTTTTGAAAGATCCAGAGCCTGTGGCATACTTCTTGACCTTTGGAGCAAGTACCTTGGATCACGAACTGCGTGTTTATGTGGGTAACCTAAATGAACGCACCCGAACCATCGATTATGTTAATCGCCGTATTGATGAGCTATTTGCCGCGCATAATGTGGAAATTGCCTTCAATCAGCTTGATGTGTTCATTAAAAATCCAACCACATCGCAAGAAATAAAAATCGTGTCAGAAAATTTAGCGAAATCATAA
- the aroC gene encoding chorismate synthase, producing the protein MAGNSIGQLFRVTTFGESHGVALGCIVDGVPPGLELSEQDIQPDLDRRKPGTSRYTTPRREDDEVQILSGVFEGKTTGTSIGMIIKNADQRSQDYGEIKDRFRPGHADYTYQQKYGLRDYRGGGRSSARETAMRVAAGAIAKKYLREHFGIEVRGYLSQIGSVKIDPKTVEDIAQIDWQQVNSNPFFCPDPSAVEKFDELIRELKKEGNSIGAKLTVVAENVPVGLGEPVFDRLDADLAHALMGINAVKAVEIGDGFAVVEQKGTQHRDEMTPEGFCSNHAGGILGGISSGQPIIAIIALKPTSSITIAGRSVNLNNEPVEVITKGRHDPCVGIRAVPIAEAMTAIVLLDHLLRFKAQCK; encoded by the coding sequence ATGGCAGGAAACAGTATTGGACAACTTTTTCGCGTAACCACCTTTGGTGAATCCCACGGCGTTGCCTTGGGTTGTATTGTGGACGGCGTACCACCGGGGCTTGAGCTATCCGAACAAGATATTCAGCCAGATTTGGATCGCCGTAAACCTGGTACATCACGTTATACCACGCCAAGACGTGAAGATGACGAAGTGCAAATTCTCTCAGGGGTATTTGAAGGGAAAACCACAGGCACGAGCATTGGAATGATCATCAAAAATGCCGATCAACGCTCGCAAGATTATGGTGAAATCAAAGATCGTTTCCGCCCCGGTCACGCCGATTATACTTACCAACAAAAATACGGCTTGCGTGATTATCGTGGTGGTGGACGTTCTTCCGCTCGCGAAACAGCAATGCGCGTGGCCGCTGGAGCAATCGCGAAAAAATATCTGCGTGAACATTTTGGCATCGAAGTGCGCGGTTATCTTTCACAAATTGGCTCCGTGAAAATTGATCCAAAAACGGTGGAAGACATTGCCCAAATTGACTGGCAGCAAGTAAATAGCAACCCATTTTTCTGCCCCGATCCAAGTGCGGTGGAAAAATTTGATGAATTAATCCGCGAGTTAAAAAAAGAAGGCAATTCCATCGGCGCTAAATTAACCGTAGTGGCAGAAAATGTGCCAGTAGGCTTAGGTGAACCCGTTTTCGATCGCCTTGATGCGGATCTCGCTCACGCCTTAATGGGGATCAATGCGGTGAAAGCGGTGGAAATTGGTGATGGCTTCGCGGTAGTGGAGCAAAAAGGCACACAGCATCGTGATGAAATGACCCCTGAAGGTTTTTGTTCTAACCACGCAGGCGGGATTTTGGGCGGGATTAGCTCAGGGCAACCGATTATCGCCATCATTGCATTAAAGCCCACCTCAAGCATTACCATTGCAGGGCGTTCGGTCAATCTTAACAATGAACCCGTGGAAGTGATCACCAAAGGTCGCCACGATCCTTGTGTTGGCATTCGCGCCGTGCCAATCGCGGAAGCAATGACGGCGATTGTGCTGTTAGATCATTTATTACGTTTTAAGGCTCAATGTAAATGA
- the mepA gene encoding penicillin-insensitive murein endopeptidase, with product MKLLSAVLFCGIFSATTALASPEYWQKVKRPITGEPTPVGSYSNGCIIGAQPLPFNGEGYQVIRTSKNRYYGHPDMIAYLQRLGKKAKSAGIPTMLIGDIAMPGGGRFLTGHASHQMGLDADIWLRLGRLSDKDAQNPAGMGLLVVDRKAQRVDDSVWNENHANLIRLAAQDKQVARIFVNPAIKLKLCQTVRGDRSWLQKIRPWFGHDSHFHVRLTCPKGATYCENQAPVPAGEGCGEELYSWFKPAKPSTGTSKPKARPPEPFLCQQVSHAPNQSEWLE from the coding sequence ATGAAATTATTAAGTGCGGTGCTTTTTTGTGGCATTTTTTCTGCAACTACCGCATTGGCTAGCCCTGAATATTGGCAAAAAGTGAAACGCCCTATTACGGGCGAGCCAACACCTGTTGGATCATACAGCAATGGCTGTATTATCGGCGCGCAACCTTTGCCTTTTAATGGCGAAGGTTACCAAGTGATCCGCACTAGCAAAAATCGCTATTACGGACACCCAGATATGATTGCCTATTTGCAACGCTTAGGCAAAAAAGCCAAATCCGCTGGCATTCCAACAATGCTTATCGGCGATATTGCAATGCCGGGGGGCGGGCGCTTTTTAACGGGACACGCCAGCCACCAAATGGGCTTGGACGCAGATATTTGGCTACGTTTAGGGCGTTTATCCGATAAAGATGCACAAAATCCAGCGGGAATGGGCTTGTTAGTGGTGGATCGCAAAGCGCAACGTGTTGATGATTCCGTATGGAATGAAAATCACGCCAATTTAATTCGTTTAGCGGCGCAAGATAAGCAAGTGGCGCGTATTTTCGTTAATCCAGCGATTAAATTGAAATTATGCCAAACGGTGCGTGGTGATCGCAGTTGGTTGCAGAAAATTCGTCCGTGGTTTGGACACGATTCCCATTTTCACGTTCGCTTAACTTGCCCGAAAGGCGCGACTTACTGCGAAAATCAAGCGCCCGTCCCTGCAGGCGAAGGCTGTGGCGAGGAGCTATATTCTTGGTTTAAACCAGCGAAACCTTCAACAGGAACAAGCAAACCCAAAGCGCGTCCACCTGAGCCATTTTTATGCCAGCAAGTAAGCCACGCGCCAAATCAAAGCGAATGGTTGGAATAA